A stretch of Cyanobacterium sp. HL-69 DNA encodes these proteins:
- a CDS encoding ABC-type transport system permease / ATPase has translation MSESFSPNTVLDRNLNPYITLNNQGITLSAIELSASEHRLGRDPAMVDLVVPNEWNIVSRCQGTFIREDDNGYRLLDGSRQKRSSNGLFINNRLIPPEGHVLHNGDRIQIGQNPRDWVIIEYHSSMVHSGFSPPKTQSISLLEKPIILGRDENADLPLNAPTVSRKHAVISKNSQGQYVLTDYSANGVFVNEHKVNGSCILDHDSLINIGPYRLVLQGNRLVVADQGDNIRLDAFNLIRVVKDQEGKDRTIINDISLPIEPGQFVALVGGSGAGKSTLMRTLLGIEPTTNGAVYINGEDLRQNFNIYRNQIGYVPQQDIIHKDLTVVEALEYAAKLRLPPDINVREIVSKTLTQIELVDYKNILVKNLSGGQLKRVSIGVELLADPKLFFLDEPTSGLDPGLDKKIMELLRKLADEGRTIILVTHATTNINMCDRLVFLGRGGHLCYYGEPKSAMEFFNISSGNFADIYINLESIDAVINKAQEFKKSSHYQENVSNHLSLKNTNSPSFQNTGHGFTSASVGNNKSVSSSTPEKAKPSLIKQTITLTQRYAKIIFRDKVNLSISLLTAPIGISLISFAIQIEPLVLGTKDNPKLASTALSVLFVFTCANIWVGLSGSLQEIVKEADIYFRERLVNLDIFAYLFSKLSVLKLVTFLQSLLIVVTVLLRFESPNSELIYWSIGVFITSFLTIFASINFALMVSATVKNITQANSLLPLLLIPQIIFSGVLFTMEDAGKYLSWLTISRWSVGAYGTLVDVNSMIPEPIILPDGSAIAQGIPESLVYESTWNNLATNWSVLILHTFIYFTITFILQKRKDIYN, from the coding sequence ATGAGTGAGTCTTTTAGCCCTAATACCGTTCTTGACCGTAATCTTAACCCTTATATTACTCTAAATAATCAGGGAATTACCCTGTCTGCCATAGAATTGTCTGCCTCTGAACATCGTTTGGGTCGTGATCCTGCTATGGTTGATTTGGTAGTACCTAATGAGTGGAATATTGTCAGCCGTTGTCAGGGTACTTTTATCCGTGAGGATGATAATGGTTATCGTCTTTTGGATGGTAGTCGGCAAAAGCGTAGCTCTAATGGGCTTTTTATTAATAATAGACTAATTCCCCCAGAGGGTCATGTATTACATAATGGCGATCGCATCCAAATCGGTCAAAATCCACGAGACTGGGTAATCATAGAGTATCATTCCTCCATGGTGCATAGTGGTTTTAGCCCCCCCAAAACCCAATCCATATCCCTACTTGAAAAACCGATTATCCTTGGCAGGGATGAAAATGCTGACTTGCCCTTAAATGCCCCTACGGTATCTCGTAAACACGCTGTTATCAGTAAAAATAGTCAAGGGCAGTATGTTTTAACGGATTATAGTGCTAATGGGGTATTTGTAAATGAACATAAAGTTAATGGTTCTTGTATTCTAGATCATGATTCCTTAATTAATATTGGCCCTTATCGTTTGGTATTACAAGGAAATCGATTAGTTGTTGCCGATCAAGGAGATAATATTCGTTTAGATGCTTTTAATTTAATACGAGTAGTTAAAGATCAGGAAGGAAAAGATCGCACTATTATTAATGATATATCTTTACCCATTGAACCGGGTCAATTTGTCGCTTTGGTGGGGGGAAGTGGTGCGGGAAAATCTACTTTGATGCGTACTCTTTTGGGTATTGAACCCACAACCAATGGGGCTGTATATATTAATGGGGAAGACTTACGACAAAATTTTAATATTTATCGTAATCAAATTGGTTATGTTCCGCAACAGGATATTATTCACAAAGATTTAACGGTGGTAGAAGCCCTCGAATATGCAGCCAAATTACGTTTACCTCCTGATATTAATGTTCGGGAAATAGTTAGTAAAACTTTGACTCAAATAGAGTTAGTTGATTATAAGAATATTTTAGTAAAAAATCTTAGTGGCGGTCAGTTAAAAAGGGTTAGTATTGGGGTAGAATTATTAGCAGATCCTAAGTTATTTTTCCTTGATGAACCAACTTCAGGGCTTGATCCAGGATTGGATAAAAAAATAATGGAGTTGTTGCGCAAGTTAGCCGATGAAGGACGCACCATTATTCTTGTCACTCATGCTACTACGAATATAAATATGTGCGATCGCCTCGTATTTTTGGGCAGAGGGGGGCATCTTTGTTATTATGGCGAACCTAAATCCGCCATGGAATTTTTTAATATTTCTAGTGGTAATTTTGCTGATATTTATATTAATTTAGAAAGCATTGATGCGGTAATTAATAAAGCCCAAGAATTTAAAAAATCATCCCATTATCAAGAGAATGTTAGCAATCATTTATCTCTAAAAAATACAAACTCTCCTTCTTTTCAAAATACTGGTCATGGCTTTACCAGTGCATCTGTTGGTAATAATAAATCTGTTTCTTCATCTACTCCCGAAAAAGCAAAACCATCTTTAATAAAACAGACAATTACCCTTACTCAAAGATATGCCAAAATTATTTTTAGAGATAAAGTTAACCTTTCAATTTCTCTTCTAACTGCCCCCATTGGTATTAGTTTAATTAGTTTTGCCATTCAAATAGAACCTTTGGTATTGGGTACAAAAGATAATCCAAAACTAGCATCTACTGCCCTCAGTGTCTTATTTGTGTTTACCTGTGCTAATATTTGGGTGGGTTTATCAGGTTCTCTTCAAGAAATAGTAAAAGAGGCTGATATTTATTTTCGAGAAAGGTTAGTAAATCTTGATATTTTTGCTTATTTATTTTCTAAGCTATCAGTATTAAAATTAGTTACTTTTTTACAAAGTTTGTTAATTGTCGTAACTGTTTTATTACGCTTTGAAAGTCCAAATTCTGAGTTAATTTATTGGTCAATAGGAGTATTTATTACCAGTTTTTTAACTATTTTCGCTAGTATAAATTTTGCCTTAATGGTATCTGCCACAGTAAAAAATATTACCCAAGCTAACAGTTTATTACCCTTATTATTAATCCCTCAAATTATCTTCTCAGGAGTATTATTTACTATGGAAGATGCAGGGAAATATCTATCATGGTTGACTATCAGTCGTTGGTCTGTGGGTGCTTATGGTACATTAGTTGATGTTAATAGTATGATACCTGAGCCTATTATATTACCAGATGGCAGTGCGATCGCCCAGGGGATTCCAGAATCATTGGTTTATGAGTCCACTTGGAATAATTTGGCTACTAATTGGTCAGTTTTAATTTTGCATACTTTTATTTATTTTACGATTACTTTTATTTTGCAAAAAAGGAAGGATATATATAATTGA
- a CDS encoding Phosphomannomutase: protein MLKENWKKLQNGSDIRGVALEGVEGENVNLTPEIVQILGKSFTKWLSQNLNKSPAELIISIGRDSRLSGETLSQSICHAISELGTTVYNFDMASTPAMFMSTIEADFNCDGAIMLTASHLPFNRNGLKFFTKQGGLEKQNITDILEIAQENSFNYSLEKGDIISKNFMAKYANLFVSKIRESVNHPEHFEQPLKDLKIIVDAGNGAGGFFADKVLKPLGADITGSQFLEPDGTFPNHIPNPENPEAMASICEAVVKNKADFGIIFDTDVDRSAAVDSTGKELNRNRLIALTSAIILQEHPQSTIVTDSITSEGLTKFIEQDLGGKHHRFKRGYKNVINEAVRLNNEGIESWLAIETSGHAALKENYFLDDGAYLIAKLLIDLAKLKLENKQLTNLINNLEEPLESEEIRLIIKEDNFKEYGNDVIEKLKDFANKQDDWQIVPNNYEGVRISCLSEQEKGWFLLRLSLHDPVIPINIESNVKGGLEKITIRLFTFLESFSALEK, encoded by the coding sequence ATGTTAAAAGAAAACTGGAAAAAACTACAAAATGGCTCAGATATTAGAGGAGTTGCCCTAGAAGGAGTCGAAGGAGAAAACGTTAATTTAACCCCCGAAATAGTACAAATTCTCGGTAAAAGTTTTACTAAATGGCTAAGCCAAAACCTTAATAAATCTCCTGCTGAATTAATCATTTCCATCGGTAGAGATAGTCGTTTATCAGGAGAAACTTTATCTCAAAGTATTTGCCATGCCATCAGTGAATTAGGGACAACGGTATATAATTTTGATATGGCTTCCACCCCCGCCATGTTTATGAGTACCATCGAAGCTGATTTTAACTGTGATGGTGCCATAATGCTTACCGCCAGTCATCTTCCCTTCAACCGTAATGGCTTAAAATTTTTTACAAAGCAAGGGGGCTTAGAAAAACAAAATATTACAGATATTTTAGAAATAGCCCAAGAAAATAGCTTTAATTATTCCCTAGAAAAAGGAGACATAATTAGTAAAAACTTTATGGCTAAATATGCTAACTTATTTGTCAGTAAAATAAGAGAATCCGTTAATCATCCAGAACATTTTGAACAACCCCTCAAAGACTTAAAAATAATTGTTGATGCAGGAAATGGTGCAGGAGGATTTTTTGCCGACAAAGTATTAAAACCCCTTGGGGCAGACATTACAGGAAGTCAATTTTTAGAACCTGATGGCACATTCCCTAATCATATTCCTAACCCAGAAAATCCAGAAGCAATGGCATCTATTTGTGAAGCTGTGGTAAAAAATAAAGCAGATTTTGGAATTATTTTTGATACTGATGTGGATAGAAGTGCCGCCGTTGATAGTACAGGAAAAGAGTTAAATCGTAATCGTTTAATTGCCCTTACTTCTGCCATCATTTTACAAGAGCATCCCCAATCAACTATCGTTACTGACTCTATTACTTCTGAGGGTTTGACTAAATTTATTGAGCAAGATTTAGGAGGTAAACATCATCGTTTTAAACGGGGTTATAAAAATGTCATCAATGAAGCAGTAAGACTTAATAATGAGGGTATAGAATCATGGTTAGCCATAGAAACTTCTGGTCATGCTGCCTTAAAGGAAAATTATTTTTTGGATGATGGAGCTTATTTGATTGCTAAATTGTTGATAGATTTAGCAAAATTGAAGTTAGAAAATAAACAGTTAACTAACTTAATCAATAATTTAGAAGAACCCTTAGAAAGTGAAGAAATTAGGCTTATCATAAAAGAAGATAATTTTAAAGAGTATGGTAATGATGTAATTGAAAAACTAAAAGACTTTGCGAATAAACAGGATGATTGGCAAATTGTTCCTAATAATTATGAAGGAGTTAGAATTAGTTGTTTATCTGAACAGGAAAAAGGGTGGTTTTTATTACGTTTATCGCTCCATGATCCCGTAATTCCTATTAATATTGAGTCTAATGTTAAAGGAGGATTAGAAAAGATTACTATTCGATTATTTACTTTTTTGGAATCATTTTCAGCTTTAGAAAAATAG
- the aprT gene encoding adenine phosphoribosyltransferase AprT produces MVYTSMDLKALIRDIPDFPKPGIMFRDITTLLRDSQGLTHVIDELTNQCRNLDDKPDYIVGIESRGFIFAPALAYQLGVGFIPVRKKGKLPAQVHSIEYNLEYGTDTLEIHQDAVQQGAKVMVVDDVIATGGTAKATADLLTRIGCEVVSFGFIVELKDLNGRSLLPDVPMVTLVEYD; encoded by the coding sequence ATGGTTTACACATCAATGGATTTAAAGGCACTTATTAGAGACATACCCGATTTTCCCAAACCAGGTATTATGTTTCGTGATATTACTACCCTTCTCAGGGATTCTCAAGGGTTAACCCATGTGATTGATGAATTAACGAATCAATGTCGTAACCTTGATGATAAACCAGATTATATTGTGGGCATCGAATCTAGGGGGTTTATTTTCGCCCCTGCCCTTGCTTATCAATTGGGAGTAGGTTTTATTCCTGTGCGCAAAAAAGGTAAGTTACCTGCTCAGGTGCATTCCATCGAGTACAACTTAGAGTATGGCACTGATACCCTAGAAATCCATCAAGATGCGGTGCAACAAGGCGCTAAGGTTATGGTTGTGGATGATGTCATTGCCACGGGAGGCACGGCTAAGGCGACGGCAGATTTATTAACTCGCATTGGTTGTGAGGTGGTGAGTTTTGGTTTTATTGTGGAGTTGAAGGATTTGAATGGCCGTAGTTTATTGCCTGATGTACCTATGGTTACTTTGGTGGAATATGATTAA
- a CDS encoding 4Fe-4S ferredoxin, translated as MPHTIVTDVCEGVADCVSACPVACIHEGESKNVKGTDWYWIDFDTCIDCGICVQVCPVEGAILPEERPELQKMS; from the coding sequence ATGCCCCATACCATTGTGACAGACGTTTGCGAAGGAGTAGCTGATTGCGTGTCGGCTTGTCCTGTTGCCTGTATCCACGAGGGAGAGAGTAAAAATGTCAAAGGCACAGATTGGTATTGGATTGATTTTGATACCTGTATTGATTGTGGAATCTGCGTACAAGTTTGCCCTGTAGAGGGTGCTATATTACCAGAAGAGCGTCCTGAGTTGCAGAAAATGTCGTAG
- the aspS gene encoding aspartyl-tRNA synthetase AspS, protein MRTNYCGEVRREHLDKTITVCGWVDRRRDHGGVIFIDLRDRTGVVQIVSDPQRTPQSYQNADTLRNEYVVKITGKVSERPPESLNPKLPTGEIEIYASEIEILNAVGKQLPFQVSTDEENLREDLRLKYRYLDLRRHRMTNNLTLRHQVVKAMRRFLEDQENFMEIETPVLTKSTPEGARDYLVPSRVNEGQWYALPQSPQLFKQLLMVSGFDRYYQIARCFRDEDLRADRQPEFTQLDMEMSFMTENEIIELNEALICHIFKTVKNIDLPRPFPRLTYAQSMDKYGCDRPDTRFGLELVDVSDIMKDSGFKVFSGAIKNGGIVKVLPIPEGNDKISNVRIKPGGDLFTEATIAGAKGIAYIRVRDNGEIDTIGAIKDNLSDEQKQELLTRTGAKPGHLLLFGAGDIPTVNKSLDRLRLVIGEQLGLIDEDKMNLVWITEFPMVEWNADENRYEALHHPFTAPNPEDLDDLATARALAYDLVLNGIEIGGGSLRIYQREVQEKVFKTIGLSMEEAQEKFGFLLEAFEYGTPPHGGIAYGLDRLVMLLAKEDSIRDVIAFPKTQQASCLLTEAPSMVDNKQLKELHVASTYKPKSSKGE, encoded by the coding sequence ATGAGAACTAATTATTGTGGCGAAGTGCGCCGAGAACATCTTGACAAGACTATCACTGTTTGTGGTTGGGTTGATCGTCGTCGAGATCATGGTGGAGTAATTTTTATCGACCTGCGCGATCGCACTGGAGTTGTGCAAATAGTCAGCGATCCCCAGCGTACCCCTCAATCATACCAAAACGCCGATACTTTGCGTAACGAATATGTGGTAAAAATTACGGGAAAAGTGAGCGAACGCCCCCCCGAATCCCTTAACCCCAAACTACCCACAGGGGAAATCGAAATCTATGCCAGTGAAATCGAGATTTTAAACGCCGTGGGGAAACAACTACCCTTCCAAGTATCCACCGATGAGGAAAATTTGAGGGAAGATTTAAGGCTCAAATACCGTTACCTAGACTTGAGAAGACACCGCATGACCAACAACTTAACCCTCCGTCATCAGGTGGTTAAAGCCATGCGCCGTTTCCTAGAAGATCAAGAAAACTTTATGGAAATTGAAACCCCCGTATTAACCAAATCTACCCCCGAAGGAGCAAGGGATTATCTCGTACCTTCTAGGGTAAACGAAGGACAATGGTATGCTCTTCCCCAGTCTCCCCAATTATTTAAGCAGTTGTTGATGGTGTCAGGATTTGACCGTTACTATCAAATCGCCCGTTGTTTCCGTGACGAGGATTTAAGAGCCGATAGACAACCCGAATTTACTCAGCTTGACATGGAAATGAGTTTTATGACCGAAAATGAGATAATTGAGCTTAACGAGGCTTTAATTTGTCATATCTTCAAAACTGTCAAAAATATTGATTTACCCCGTCCCTTCCCCCGTCTAACCTACGCACAGTCCATGGATAAGTATGGGTGCGATCGCCCTGATACCCGCTTTGGTTTAGAATTAGTGGATGTATCCGACATCATGAAAGATTCAGGATTCAAAGTCTTTTCTGGCGCTATCAAAAACGGCGGTATCGTCAAAGTATTACCCATCCCCGAAGGTAACGACAAAATTTCTAACGTCAGAATTAAACCGGGTGGAGACTTATTCACCGAAGCCACCATTGCAGGGGCAAAAGGTATCGCTTACATTAGAGTCAGAGATAACGGCGAAATCGACACCATTGGCGCCATCAAAGATAACCTCAGTGACGAACAAAAACAAGAATTGTTGACTCGCACAGGGGCAAAACCGGGGCATCTTCTCCTCTTTGGGGCAGGGGATATTCCCACAGTAAATAAATCCTTAGATCGTTTACGCTTAGTAATAGGGGAACAATTGGGCTTAATTGATGAGGATAAAATGAATCTCGTCTGGATTACCGAATTTCCCATGGTGGAATGGAATGCTGACGAAAATCGTTATGAAGCCCTTCACCATCCCTTTACTGCCCCTAATCCCGAAGATTTGGACGACTTAGCCACCGCTAGGGCTTTGGCTTATGACTTAGTGTTAAATGGTATTGAAATCGGCGGGGGTAGTCTGAGGATTTATCAGCGAGAGGTACAGGAGAAGGTATTTAAAACCATTGGTTTATCGATGGAAGAAGCCCAAGAAAAATTCGGTTTTCTCCTCGAAGCCTTTGAATATGGTACTCCTCCCCATGGTGGTATTGCCTACGGTTTAGATCGTCTGGTAATGTTATTGGCAAAAGAGGATTCTATTCGGGATGTCATCGCCTTCCCCAAAACTCAACAGGCTAGTTGTTTGT